One Pagrus major chromosome 15, Pma_NU_1.0 DNA window includes the following coding sequences:
- the lzts2a gene encoding leucine zipper putative tumor suppressor 2a, translating to MALVQALPVTVTDHPNPGLDVQQCRPLSSHSPSGPCPGPCGPCSSGTAMGSVSSLISGRTYQERHCRAASEFATKSRRSTPATSCFRLQDNTLRSGSSLEQLLVISNQTQPQAQVLPPPLPTKKQPRPGNTAGAGGGTVAGAVGGGTNGNFGHVSDEVVVGDWNDNVVLAATSPYSDSEDQRDNRTLNGNIGGPPPKLIPVSGQLEKNMEKVLIRPTAFKPVVPKNRHSVHYLSPRPGGSSLSESQASLNLLLPLGGPNSAGGTTNIGGSSSSSEGKRSSYSGRNARSSQSCSMSDSGRNSLSSLPTHSSTGYSLAPSEGSSSGSGSGGQLEPVTGLGRNTSGGSASHGHSNSDSGRSSSSKSTGSGSLSGRGQPLSDSGSCGHSPPPVEGYEGVVRELEEKLRERDLELQQLRENLDENEAAICQVYEEKQRRCESEMEELRQSCAAKMKQASQKAQRAQQVLQLQVFQLQQEKKKLQEDFSSLLQDRETLERRCATIQREQTQLGPRLEETKWEVCQKSGEISLLKQQLKEMQSELSQKAGDIVVLKAQLREARSELQASQVRSQEAQAALRTRSLELEVCENELQRRKSEAELLREKLGRLDDESARLRDTLSNHSGNATMKGQCMSLSLQQGRGVTGRGGPSPCVYRDGEETHLVWGGESDEAKAQRQNAETVLGLRQQMDRLKAELMYERRTSEEHLSRFEDERRVWQEEKEKVIRYQKQLQQNYIQMYRRNRDLERVMRELSLELENRDMEDYEVHSGSNDIHFEEITATEI from the exons ATGGCTCTGGTTCAGGCACTACCTGTGACCGTGACTGACCACCCCAATCCAGGTCTCGACGTCCAGCAGTGCCGACCATTATCATCCCACTCCCCCTCAGGCCCCTGCCCTGGCCCCTGTGGGCCCTGCAGCTCCGGGACAGCCATGGGTTCTGTCAGCAGTCTCATATCAGGCCGGACGTACCAGGAGAGACACTGCCGGGCCGCCAGCGAATTCGCCACCAAGTCACGCCGCTCCACACCGGCTACCAGCTGCTTCCGGCTCCAGGATAACACCCTCCGCAGTGGGAGCTCCTTGGAACAGCTACTGGTTATCAGCAACCAAACGCAGCCCCAGGCCCAGGTTCTGCCTCCTCCACTGCCCACCAAGAAGCAGCCACGGCCTGGGAACACTGCCGGAGCAGGCGGTGGAACGGTTGCTGGAGCAGTAGGTGGCGGCACTAATGGAAACTTTGGGCATGTGAGCGATGAGGTTGTGGTTGGAGACTGGAACGACAACGTGGTGCTGGCAGCTACAAGCCCCTACAGTGACTCGGAGGACCAAAGGGACAACAGGACACTGAACGGAAACATTGGAGGGCCTCCTCCCAAACTCATACCAGTGTCTGGACAGTTAGAGAAG AACATGGAGAAAGTGCTGATCCGTCCTACAGCCTTCAAACCTGTCGTTCCCAAGAACCGTCACTCTGTGCATTACTTGTCGCCACGGCCAGGGGGCAGCAGTCTGTCAGAGAGCCAGGCCAGCCTCAATCTCCTGCTGCCCCTCGGGGGACCCAACAGCGCTGGCGGTACGACCAACATCGGAGGGAGCAGTTCCAGCTCTGAAGGGAAGCGCAGCTCCTACAGCGGCCGCAATGCTCGGAGCAGCCAGTCCTGCTCCATGTCAGATTCAGGGAGGAACTCCCTCTCCAGCCTCCCGACTCACAGCAGCACCGGCTACAGCCTGGCCCCCAGTGAGGGCTCCAGCTCCGGGTCTGGCTCCGGGGGCCAGTTGGAGCCTGTGACAGGCCTGGGCCGAAACACTTCAGGTGGTAGTGCGAGCCACGGCCACTCTAACTCAGACAGTGGACGTTCCTCATCCAGCAAGAGCACAGGCTCGGGGTCGCTAAGTGGGCGCGGGCAGCCCCTGTCGGACAGCGGGTCCTGTGGCCACTCACCGCCACCCGTGGAGGGCTACGAAGGAGTGGTgagggagctggaggagaagctgaggGAACGAGacctggagctgcagcagctccggGAAAATCTGGATGAGAATGAAGCTGCCATCTGCCAG GTGTATGAGGAGAAGCAGCGTCGCTGTGAAAGTGAGATGGAGGAGCTTAGACAAAGCTGTGCAGCAAAGATGAAGCAGGCTTCTCAGAAGGCCCAGAGGGCACAGCAGGTGCTACAGTTACAG GTTTTTCAACTACAGCAAGAGAAAAAGAAGCTGCAGGAGgacttttcctctctgctgcaggacagGGAGACGCTGGAGAGGAGGTGTGCCACCATCCAGAGGGAGCAGACCCAGCTGGGACCACGTCTGGAGGAGACAAAGTGGGAG GTGTGTCAGAAGTCAGGAGAGATCTCCCTCCTGaagcagcagctgaaggagaTGCAGTCAGAGCTCAGCCAGAAGGCTGGAGACATTGTGGTGCTGAAGGCCCAGCTGAGAGAAGCCCGGTCCGAGTTGCAAGCCAGCCAGGTTCGGTCCCAGGAGGCCCAGGCGGCCCTGCGGACGCGATCTCTGGAGCTGGAGGTCTGCGAGAACGAACTGCAGAGGCGCAAGAGCGAAGCGGAGCTGCTCCGGGAAAAACTGGGCCGTTTGGATGATGAGTCGGCCCGCCTCCGCGACACTCTGTCCAATCACAGTGGGAATGCAACCATGAAGGGGCAGTGCATGAGCCTCTCCCTCCAACAGGGGAGAGGAGTGACAGGAAGGGGTGGTCCCAGTCCCTGTGTGTACCGCGATGGAGAGGAGACTCATCTGGTGTGGGGAGGAGAGAGTGATGAAGCCAAGGCGCAGAGGCAGAACGCAGAAACAGTGTTGGGACTCAGACAACAG ATGGACAGGCTGAAGGCTGAACTCATGTATGAGAGGAGGACGAGTGAGGAGCATCTTTCGCGGTTTGAGGATGAGCGGAGGGTGtggcaggaggagaaggagaag GTGATCCGCTACCagaagcagctgcagcagaactACATCCAGATGTACCGTCGGAACCGGGATCTTGAGCGAGTGATGAGGGAGCTGAGTCTGGAGCTGGAGAACAGGGACATGGAGGACTACGAGGTCCACAGTGGCAGCAACGACATCCACTTTGAGGAAATCACTGCCACTGAGATCTAA
- the pdzd7a gene encoding PDZ domain-containing protein 7a, whose protein sequence is MARSSRPSGWREMTNGGGHPHFTNGGQAGGSHSTTRYMLKKQHGHRRRSSSPMGRVILINAPVDGGDDCEDIHTVTVDKSPDGRLGFSVRGGSEHGLGIFVSKVEDDSSAAQAGLTVGDKLVEVNGVSLESITMSSAVKVLTGNNRLRMVVRRVGKIPGIRYSKEKTTWVDLIHRRMVVEESGRTPSEASSDSALRRIVHLFTTSDDYCLGFNIRGGKEFGLGIYVSKLDPGGLAEQHGIKMGDQILAANGVSFDDITHSNAVEVLKSHTHVMLTIREAGRYPAYKEMVAEYGWLDKLANGGPAPHYQGSDSNSSASSLSSSTPLSSLSGLSQVLFPPVFGSDMVDVAISTEDRSRRPSSAERTADTAMQTDPHPPNYPDHPSPNGSYPDRLVSTETSRTVGSTVLLKDTVIHGKGEGPREMGGTGEGGRGRTRMLSAGDQEVVKHSPKTAALIALSRPRKPIRRSQSHITVSEDRQKKKRQQKEKRSAEGKTSLQRSKTFVNLLFKKDRKEKSRSKSPSHHPDKDKERGRPFQLLTSPRESRAGVKDSSPLPRPETLQHVEDMAKRLLIHDEVAAVMRHCQRFLSDNVIEDLVRPLLAILDRPEKLLLLREIRMLIPTTELGRFDSMVMPFELEAYDVLKSRSLRSPALRSPRSGTPRRHLITPIPDYRGGFHLQPVQDTLRERELIEELEKLRLSGHQSGHVPPSRAFTPLLDVPVDSYISSTTSTLRSRSLSPSPTHSSLLSESPHSTQRGRQPSRSPNRRGDRSSPYDEVSLLSVSDRGDVAPERGRSPVRNGRGGARREASPDSIDGRLSRQEGYTEVSVRVPSQRRGRTPLADVFEPQRDKSPSTGRGSSQQLNGHSQNGHGMRRRATLQPEEYEIHTLTISKAKQSLGISISGGMESRVQPMIKIERIFPGGAASTNEALKAGYELLSVDGESLQGVTHQHAVDVIRRAFSNKAKDPMVFVVKVPKVHTTPTSPRRPAD, encoded by the exons gaggGGATGACTGTGAAGACATTCACACAGTGACAGTAGATAAGAGCCCAGATGGACGTCTGGGTTTCAGCGTCCGCGGGGGCTCTGAACACGGACTCGGCATATTTGTCAGCAAGGTGGAGGACGACAGCTCTGCAG CGCAGGCTGGGCTGACTGTGGGCGATAAGCTGGTGGAGGTGAACGGGGTCAGCCTGGAGAGCATCACCATGAGCAGCGCTGTGAAGGTCCTGACAGGAAACAACAGGCTGAGGATGGTGGTGAGGCGGGTGGGCAAGATCCCCGGCATCCGCTACTCCAAGGAGAAGACCACATG ggtggATCTGATTCACCGGcggatggtggtggaggagagcgGTCGCACGCCGTCAGAGGCCAGCTCAGACAGCGCTCTCCGCCGGATCGTTCATCTCTTCACCACCTCGGACGACTACTGTCTGGGCTTCAACATCAGAGGAGGCAAAGAGTTCGGACTGGGGATTTATGTCTCTAA GTTGGATCCCGGCGGTCTTGCAGAACAGCACGGCATCAAAATGGGCGATCAAATCCTTGCAGCCAACGGTGTCAGCTTTGATGACATCACCCATAGCAATGCAGTCGAGGTCCTGAAGAGCCACACCCATGTCATGTTGACCATCAGG GAAGCTGGGAGATACCCTGCATACAAGGAGATGGTTGCAGAATACGGCTGGCTCGACAAAT TGGCCAATGGGGGCCCAGCACCTCACTACCAGGGGTCAGACTCCAACTCCTCTGCTTCCTCGTTGTCCTCCAGCACCCCCCTCAGCTCCCTCAGTGGTCTCTCCCAGGTCCTTTTCCCTCCTGTCTTTGGCTCCGATATGGTAGACGTCGCCATCTCCACAGAGGACCGCTCCCGACGTCCAAGCAGCGCCGAGCGAACTGCTGACACCGCCATGCAGACTGACCCCCACCCTCCAAACTACCCAGACCATCCCTCGCCTAATGGGTCGTACCCCGATAGGCTGGTCTCCACAGAAACCAGCAGGACTGTAGGTTCCACTGTGCTGCTGAAGGACACGGTCATACATGGGAAAGGGGAAGGACCAAGGGAGATGGGAGGAACTGGGGAAGGAGGGCGGGGACGGACAAGGATGCTGTCAGCAGGGGACCAGGAAGTGGTGAAACACTCACCAAAGACTGCGGCGCTGATAGCCCTGAGCAGACCACGGAAGCCAATCAGACGCTCCCAGAGCCACATCACTGTGTCAG AGGacagacaaaagaagaagaggcaaCAGAAGGAGAAGCGCTCGGCAGAGGGTAAAACGAGCCTGCAGCGATCTAAAACCTTTGTCAACCTGTTGTTTAAGAAAGACCGCAAAGAGAAGAGTCGCTCCAAGTCACCGTCTCACCATCCAGACAAAG ATAAGGAGCGAGGTCGTCCCTTCCAGCTCTTGACCTCCCCGAGGGAATCCCGTGCTGGGGTTAAAGACAGCAGCCCACTGCCCCGACCTGAGACGCTGCAGCATGTGGAGGACATGGCAAAGAGACTGCTCATCCACGACGAGGTGGCTGCTGTGATGAGACACTGTCAGCGG TTTCTGTCCGACAATGTGATTGAAGATTTAGTTCGTCCCCTTCTGGCCATCTTGGACCGGCCGGAGAAACTGCTCCTTCTCAGAGAAATAAG AATGCTGATACCTACGACTGAGCTGGGTCGGTTTGACAGCATGGTCATGCCCTTTGAGCTGGAGGCGTACGATGTTCTCAAGAGTCGCTCTT tgcgTTCTCCGGCTCTGCGCTCCCCTCGCAGTGGAACCCCTCGACGTCACCTCATCACCCCAATCCCAG ACTACAGGGGTGGGTTCCACCTCCAGCCGGTCCAGGACACACTGAGGGAGCGTGAGCTGATTGAGGAGTTGGAGAAACTACGTTTGTCCGGCCACCAGTCAGGCCATGTGCCTCCATCCCGTGCCTTCACCCCTCTGCTGGATGTACCTGTGGACAGCTACATCTCCTCCACTACCTCCACTCTGCGCTCCCGCTCCCTGAGCCCCTCACCCACCCACAGCTCGCTCCTCTCAGAATCCCCACACAGCACCCAACGTGGGCGCCAACCCAGTCGCTCCCCAAACAGGAGAGGGGACAGATCATCGCCATATGACGAGGTCTCCTTGTTGTCGGTGTCTGACAGAGGAGACGTGGCTCCTGAACGAGGGAGGTCGCCTGTGAGGAACGGCCGTGGGGGAGCAAGGAGGGAGGCGAGTCCTGACAGCATAGACGGCAGACTGAGCAGGCAGGAGGGCTATACAGAAGTCAGCGTACGTGTTCCCTCCCAGCGACGGGGGAGAACCCCTCTGGCTGATGTGTTTGAGCCCCAGAGAGACAAGAGCCCATCCACAGGCAGAGGGAGCAGTCAGCAGCTAAACGGACATTCACAAAATGGTCATGGTATGAGAAGAAGAGCGACTCTGCAGCCCGAAGAGTATGAAATACACACTTTGACCATCTCCAAGGCCAAGCAGTCACTGG gtatcAGTATCTCTGGAGGTATGGAGTCCAGAGTTCAGCCCATGATAAAGATTGAGAGAATCTTTCCAGGAGGAGCTGCATCTACGAACGAGGCTCTGAAG GCAGGGTATGAGCTGCTGTCCGTGGATGGCGAGAGTCTGCAGGGAGTCACACACCAGCACGCGGTGGATGTCATTCGCCGTGCATTCAGCAACAAGGCCAAAGACCCAATGGTTTTTGTGGTCAAGGTCCCCAAGGTCCATACCACCCCCACCAGCCCCAGGAGACCTGCTGACTAA